The stretch of DNA actgaagctcttcccacattccatgcatttgtatgcTCTGTCTCCCATGTGAACGCTGAAGTGTGTGTTTAATTGTGAGTTACACTTGCATATTCTCCCACAGACAGGACACTCTTCTTGATCTGAGCCTGAAGTCAGATGTTCAGAAAGTTCGTCATCCTGAGAGGCAGAGGAgttgttctttccatttttcgtttggtttcccctttttcttttcagttcattttcaGCTCCAAACTCCTCTTTTTCAATGCAAGGCTCCATAATTTCCACTGACATCACAGGTGGTTCCTCATATTTCTTACTCTGCTGCTCATTACCTGCTTCAGGAAAAAGGAGAACCAATTAGGAGCCAAGCAGAGAACCAATCtcaattactttattttataacATCCCCATTCTGTTTTGACATGATTTACCTCTGTTTAGAATCTGAGACTCTtcatgcaaacatttttttaaattatactcAATCCAACATAAATATCCCCGTATCAACATCCAACATCAGACATGTCCAACGAGACACGAAACctacatttcattcatttttgttaAAATACACATAACAAAAGAGTTTGACTTCCTTCTGCCTATGATCACTTTTCCGTCTCTTCTTAtaaatttattgttttatctTAATATCTATTAGTTGTGTTAACTGTACATTAAATTATATCGTTTTAGTTACtgcattttaaattatgattatCCACTTGACTGTCTTTAACCAATCTTTGAATAAATTCTTACTTTAATTAATTTACGACATATCATATCTTGATTCCAAATAGATAATATATTCATTTTCCTTATATATTAGTCTTTGCATCTCTTTTTCAGATATATACTCGTATAGAGTACAACCCAGACTTTTTCTATAAACTGTATTCTTCTGTTTTCCTCCTCATCCAATGTGTCATTTTGTCTAATTGTGGCATTTCGCAAATGTTTCTTAACCATTGGTTTATATTTGGAATTGTCTCCGTTTTCcacttctgtgcaaaaaatgttcTAGAAAATTCTGTTAGTAAagagaaaacaaactttctgtgtTCCTTCCCCATTTTTCCCTCTCCATCCCTAACAGAATTGTCTATTGAGTAAATAATAATTCTATGTTTAACTCTGTTCTCAAAATTTCTGTCTAGTATGTTTTTGTTTCTGGGCAACTCCACCAAAAACGGAAATAGGAACCTGggacagaataaaacatttccaacaattagGTTTCGAGTTTTTGCAGATATAAGCAAAAAAATTTTTGGGGGGACGAGTGCCACTTATATATCATGaatgctctttctttctctctcagggAGTCAGTTCCCACTCAcaaaggccatggggcagagaggaagggctcttcggggtccccctctttctttctttctctcttaggggtcagttccctttctcttaGGGCAACCTGGgcctgagaggggccagagggaaagggccagggggcagagaggaaggggtcttggggtccctctctttctttctttctctcttaggggtcagttccctttctcttaGGGCAACCTGGgcctgagaggggccagagggaaagggccagggggcagagaggaaggggtcttggggtccctctctttctttctctcttaggggtcagttccctttctcttaGGGCAACCTGGGCCTGAGAGGGGCCAGAAGGAAAGGGCcagggggcagagaggaaggggtcttggggtccctctctttctttctctctctcttgtggtCATTccttttctctaaggccaacccaGACCTGAGAGGGGCCACAGGGAGCAGGCcatgggcagagaggaaggggtcttggggacccccttctttctctcttggggggtcagttccctttctctaaggccaacctgagCCTGAgtggggccagagggagaaggccattgGGAAGGGATCTTGAggttcccctctttctctctctctcttgggggtcagttcactttctctaaggccaacctgggaccgAGAAGGGACAGATGGAGAAGGCCatgaggcagagaggaaggggtcctgGGTGTCCCCCTCTTTCATTCTCTCAGGGGTCAGTTCCCTTTA from Sceloporus undulatus isolate JIND9_A2432 ecotype Alabama unplaced genomic scaffold, SceUnd_v1.1 scaffold_9471, whole genome shotgun sequence encodes:
- the LOC121918356 gene encoding gastrula zinc finger protein XlCGF67.1-like, with the translated sequence MSVEIMEPCIEKEEFGAENELKRKRGNQTKNGKNNSSASQDDELSEHLTSGSDQEECPVCGRICKCNSQLNTHFSVHMGDRAYKCMECGKSFSQSGNLHSHQRTHIGEKPYQCMECGKSFSSSGTLCNHQKTHTGEKPYKCMECGKSFSVSGHLSSHQRTHTGE